In Bufo gargarizans isolate SCDJY-AF-19 chromosome 6, ASM1485885v1, whole genome shotgun sequence, a single genomic region encodes these proteins:
- the LOC122939813 gene encoding uncharacterized protein LOC122939813 has translation MSSSSDAGSLPPRRRHRHIAPSDPVASQTGSPAPARGRRGAHRGRILGSRVSTGQYEEEVSFYIDNDLLIQLVEARSALWDHTDRRHADHNATRLLWHEICKAIVPNWEDLRDRQRDQCRAQIMVRWRSIRDRYKKDYNEELRAPSGSVGTSRREYRYHAAVGFLRRTLELRRTTGSTRASEVLQEALPDEPATAGSSGLGQTTGQDTDVPLSEPPGDPTMARLAPVFQANIRRQSVGSSRQADYEDLTRLVYESLMGSSNRVATLENRLVRLQEGAVSALQMSPVQNFLNSLVPVMEQFTPDQLFEARRLVDCALWQVQHLPPSFPPSQPFPQSQSFLPSHPPSHSPSVAPAPTRPFLPNVAEQPENRGVLYLL, from the exons atgTCCTCTTCAAGTGATGCTGGGAGCCTTCCTCCTCGCCGACGTCACAGACATATTGCA ccATCTGATCCTGTAGCCTCACAGACAGGTTCTCCAGCCCCCGCCAGAGGTAGGCGGGGAGCTCACAGAGGTCGGATTCtt ggttcCAGAGTTTCCACCGGGCAGTATGAGGAAGAAGTCTCCTTCTACATTGACAATGACCTCCTCATTCAACTGGTGGAGGCGCGCTCAGCCTTGTGGGACCACACTGACCGCCGACATGCAGACCACAATGCGACCCGGCTCCTCTGGCATGAGATATGTAAGGCTATAGTGCCGAATTGGGAGGACCTCAGAGACAGGCAACGGGATCAGTGTC gggCGCAGATAATGGTTCGGTGGCGGTCCATCAGGGACCGATATAAGAAGGACTATAATGAGGAACTTCGGGCCCCGAGTGGTTCAGTTGGAACCTCAAGGCGGGAATACCGTTATCATGCCGCTGTGGGGTTCTTGAGGAGAACCTTAGAGCTGCGAAG AACAACAGGCAGCACTCGGGCATCCGAAGTTCTTCAAGAGGCGCTCCCTGATGAGCCAGCTACCGCAGGATCCTCTGGTCTTGGTCAGACAACTGGTCAGGACACTGATGTTCCCCTATctgaaccacctggtgacccaacGATGGCCAGATTGGCTCCTGTCTTTCAGGCCAACATACGTCGCCAGAGCGTAGGTAGCAGCCGTCAGGCAGACTATGAGGATCTCACAAGGCTCGTTTACGAGTCCTTGATGGGATCTTCAAATAGGGTTGCCACTTTGGAGAATCGTTTGGTGCGTCTGCAGGAGGGGGCGGTGTCGGCGCTACAAATGAGTCCAGTGCAGAACTTTTTGAATTCTCTGGTCCCCGTGATGGAACAGTTCACGCCCGACCAGTTGTTTGAGGCCCGCAGACTGGTGGACTGTGCCTTGTGGCAAGTGCAACATCTCCCCCCATCCTTTCCTCCTTCCCAGCCATTTCCCCAATCCCAGTCCTTTCTTCCATCCCACCCCCCATCCCACTCTCCCAGTGTTGCACCTGCACCAACACGCCCATTTTTGCCCAACGTGGCAGAACAACCTGAGAACAGAGGGGTCCTGTATTTATTGTAA